The following are encoded in a window of Flavobacterium cupriresistens genomic DNA:
- a CDS encoding HTTM domain-containing protein produces MTHYIQNYINKTTQATTLAFFRLAFGLMMLLSLLRFMSYGWIEKFYIEPLFHFTYYGFEWIKPFGTLTYLLFISALISAVFVAVGFLYRFSAIVFFLSFTYIELMDKTTYLNHYYFISIISFVLIFLPANATFSIDAFRNPKLAFEKIPRWNTDILKLLLAIVYFYAGLAKLNSDWLFQAMPLKIWLPTNHNLPLIGGFLNQNWVHFTFSWTGMLYDLTIPFLLLYRRTRLFAFVLVVVFHILTKILFPIGVFPYVMIISSLLFFESNFHKRVLVFLSRFFKLDYAIFDNGKEKKPTFSILYKTKLALLTIFLVFQLTFPFRYLFYPGELFWTEEGFRFSWRVMLMEKAGYTQFTVTDSLTKKTIQINNRHFLTTFQEKQMAFQPDFILEYAHFLHDYYQKQGIVNPEVRVDSYVALNGRLSKQYIDPNIDLAKEYESFRRKTWILPFNDEIKGL; encoded by the coding sequence ATGACTCATTATATCCAAAACTATATTAATAAAACAACTCAGGCCACAACGCTAGCTTTTTTCAGGCTAGCGTTTGGTTTAATGATGCTTCTTAGTTTGCTCCGGTTTATGAGTTATGGCTGGATCGAAAAATTTTATATCGAGCCTCTCTTTCACTTCACCTATTACGGATTTGAGTGGATAAAACCTTTCGGAACATTAACTTACCTTCTTTTTATCAGCGCTCTGATCTCTGCAGTCTTTGTGGCTGTAGGCTTTTTGTACCGCTTCTCAGCGATCGTTTTCTTTCTAAGCTTTACCTATATCGAATTGATGGATAAGACCACGTATCTTAATCATTACTATTTTATTTCGATCATTAGTTTCGTTTTGATTTTTTTGCCTGCAAATGCAACTTTTTCAATAGATGCTTTTAGGAATCCTAAATTGGCTTTTGAGAAAATTCCACGTTGGAACACTGATATTTTAAAGCTGTTATTGGCCATAGTTTATTTCTATGCGGGTTTAGCCAAACTCAATTCAGATTGGCTCTTTCAGGCTATGCCGTTAAAAATATGGTTGCCAACCAATCATAATTTGCCTTTGATTGGCGGTTTTTTAAATCAGAATTGGGTGCATTTTACTTTTAGCTGGACCGGGATGTTATACGATCTCACGATTCCGTTTTTATTATTGTACAGACGCACACGCCTTTTTGCCTTTGTATTGGTTGTTGTTTTCCATATTTTAACCAAAATTTTGTTTCCAATTGGTGTATTCCCTTATGTAATGATCATCAGTTCCCTCCTCTTTTTTGAAAGTAATTTTCACAAAAGAGTTCTGGTTTTTTTAAGCCGATTTTTCAAACTAGATTATGCTATTTTTGATAATGGCAAAGAAAAAAAACCGACATTCTCTATTCTCTATAAAACAAAACTGGCATTACTCACAATCTTTCTGGTTTTTCAATTGACATTCCCTTTCCGTTATCTTTTCTATCCCGGAGAACTATTCTGGACTGAGGAAGGATTTCGTTTCTCCTGGCGCGTTATGCTAATGGAAAAAGCCGGTTATACACAATTTACCGTAACCGACAGTCTTACAAAAAAGACAATCCAGATAAATAACCGTCATTTCTTGACGACTTTTCAGGAAAAACAAATGGCATTTCAACCCGATTTTATACTCGAGTATGCCCATTTTCTACATGATTATTATCAAAAACAAGGTATTGTCAATCCCGAAGTCAGAGTAGACAGTTATGTTGCTCTCAACGGAAGATTAAGCAAACAATACATTGATCCCAATATCGATCTCGCAAAAGAATATGAATCATTCCGTCGTAAAACATGGATCTTACCTTTCAACGATGAAATTAAAGGACTTTAA
- a CDS encoding imelysin family protein produces MKKIVLILGLIVGIYACSSSNDNKDTGGESNFDRTAMLTNWADNIIIPSYTNYQTKVATLQIAATAFNTTPNDANLKIVRASWLDAYKAFQYTAIYNFGKALDINFNAMSNTYPADVNGINANITGTYNLDLLSQYSRQGFPGLDYLLNGLASDDAGILVFYTTNANAAKYKTYLAAVITKLKQNSDAVLTDWKSGYREAYIKSNGTSVGSSVAETTNNFVKNFEKDVRTGKLGIPAGKFSNGTTFPEKVEAYYKNDVSKDLLNIGVKASQDFFNGKYFASETTGPSLKSYLDFVNATRDGKKLSDIINTQFATIYTTNQALSNSLSQQVINDNTKMLTSYDALQKNVIYTKLDMMQALNITIDYVDGDGD; encoded by the coding sequence ATGAAAAAAATAGTTTTAATTCTAGGTCTTATTGTTGGTATTTATGCCTGTTCTTCAAGTAATGATAATAAGGATACCGGAGGAGAGAGTAACTTCGACAGGACAGCAATGTTGACCAATTGGGCCGACAATATCATCATCCCGAGCTACACCAACTATCAAACAAAAGTAGCCACATTGCAGATCGCAGCTACCGCTTTTAATACCACTCCAAATGATGCAAACCTAAAAATAGTTCGTGCTTCATGGCTTGATGCCTACAAAGCATTTCAGTATACCGCAATTTATAATTTTGGTAAAGCACTTGATATTAATTTTAATGCCATGAGCAATACCTACCCTGCAGATGTCAATGGTATCAATGCCAATATCACAGGAACCTATAACCTTGATTTACTTTCGCAGTACAGCAGACAGGGTTTTCCGGGTTTAGATTATCTGTTGAATGGTCTGGCTAGCGATGATGCCGGTATTCTTGTTTTTTATACCACTAATGCAAATGCAGCCAAGTATAAAACCTACCTAGCTGCGGTTATTACTAAATTAAAACAAAATAGTGATGCAGTTCTTACCGACTGGAAATCCGGATATCGTGAAGCTTACATCAAAAGTAACGGAACTTCAGTAGGATCCTCTGTAGCGGAAACTACCAATAATTTTGTAAAGAATTTTGAGAAAGATGTGAGAACCGGAAAACTGGGTATTCCTGCCGGAAAATTCTCCAATGGAACAACTTTCCCTGAAAAAGTAGAAGCTTATTACAAAAATGATGTTTCGAAAGACTTATTGAATATTGGTGTAAAAGCATCACAAGATTTTTTCAACGGAAAATATTTTGCATCTGAAACCACAGGCCCATCACTAAAATCGTATTTGGATTTTGTGAATGCCACACGTGATGGAAAAAAACTAAGCGATATCATCAACACACAGTTTGCTACTATTTATACAACCAATCAGGCGCTAAGCAATAGTTTATCTCAACAGGTTATAAATGACAATACAAAAATGCTCACCTCTTATGATGCTTTGCAAAAAAATGTAATCTACACCAAATTAGATATGATGCAGGCATTGAATATTACAATTGATTATGTAGATGGTGATGGAGATTAA
- a CDS encoding SRPBCC family protein codes for MENFDWTSFTKKIAIKADLATIYNAWTKSGELEKWFLKEADFFNAADETIDKNSNASQGNGYEWLWYLYDDNMKGTLKSVNGKDQLQFTFEGKCLVDVNLSEFNGYTIVELKQHNIPTDDSSKKFIRLGCSNGWHFYLCNLKSVYEGGLDLRNKDADLNPMINN; via the coding sequence ATGGAAAATTTTGATTGGACATCCTTTACAAAAAAAATTGCAATCAAGGCAGATCTCGCTACGATTTATAATGCTTGGACTAAGTCCGGTGAATTGGAAAAATGGTTTCTCAAAGAAGCTGATTTTTTTAATGCAGCTGATGAAACAATAGATAAAAACAGCAATGCCTCTCAAGGAAACGGGTACGAATGGTTGTGGTATCTTTATGATGATAATATGAAAGGAACCCTAAAATCAGTTAATGGAAAAGACCAATTGCAATTTACTTTTGAAGGAAAATGTTTGGTAGATGTTAATTTGAGTGAATTTAACGGCTATACCATAGTCGAATTAAAACAACACAACATTCCAACGGATGATTCTTCTAAGAAATTTATCAGATTAGGCTGTTCAAATGGTTGGCATTTTTACTTGTGTAACCTGAAATCAGTTTACGAAGGCGGTCTGGATTTACGTAATAAAGATGCCGATTTGAATCCGATGATTAACAATTAG
- a CDS encoding imelysin family protein — protein MKNVYPKVALGLLAGLTFFACSNDDKKENNDTNTPTAVTKKQVITNYADIVYANYKKAYDDAVLLETAITTFTTTPTAANFTAAKTAWKTSRESYGTTEAFRFANGPIDDDNGPEGLLNSWPLDENFIDYVDGTPASGIINNTTDFPVLSKKVLADENALDEDELNVSVGYHAIEFLLWGQDLTLPSANLPGQRPYTDYVTGAGGTAANQGRRADYLKFCADLLTDNLDYLVQQWKVGGVYRVKFLALSEDTAIKNIYLGITTLVLTELPVERMITAVENASQEDEHSCFSDNTHRDIVLNMQGVINVYQGKYGAIDGPSLEDLVKQADSKVYDDTATAIAASTTKVGAILIPFDLAISGGPTSVEGAKVKSAAQQLQNLGANLLAGAVKIGIIVNG, from the coding sequence ATGAAAAATGTATACCCTAAAGTTGCTCTTGGTTTATTGGCCGGATTAACTTTTTTTGCCTGTAGCAATGATGATAAAAAGGAGAATAACGATACTAATACCCCAACTGCCGTTACAAAAAAACAGGTGATTACAAATTATGCAGATATCGTATATGCCAATTATAAAAAAGCATATGATGATGCGGTACTTTTAGAAACAGCGATTACCACTTTTACAACCACTCCGACAGCTGCCAATTTTACAGCTGCAAAAACAGCATGGAAAACTTCAAGAGAGAGTTACGGGACTACAGAAGCATTTCGTTTTGCAAACGGACCAATTGATGATGATAATGGACCGGAAGGACTTTTGAACTCATGGCCTTTAGATGAAAACTTTATTGATTATGTAGACGGAACTCCAGCTTCAGGAATCATTAATAATACAACTGATTTCCCGGTTTTATCGAAAAAAGTTTTAGCTGATGAAAATGCTTTAGATGAAGACGAATTAAATGTAAGTGTTGGATATCATGCTATCGAGTTCTTATTATGGGGACAAGATTTAACACTACCATCAGCCAATTTACCAGGACAAAGACCTTATACAGATTATGTAACGGGTGCTGGAGGAACAGCTGCTAACCAAGGTCGCAGAGCTGATTATTTGAAATTTTGTGCTGATTTGCTAACTGATAATCTGGATTATTTAGTGCAACAGTGGAAAGTAGGAGGTGTATACAGAGTTAAGTTTTTGGCTTTATCGGAAGATACAGCGATAAAAAATATTTACCTGGGAATTACAACTTTAGTTCTTACTGAATTACCTGTGGAACGCATGATTACAGCGGTAGAAAACGCAAGTCAGGAAGACGAACATTCTTGTTTCAGCGATAATACACACCGAGATATTGTTCTGAACATGCAAGGCGTTATCAATGTATATCAAGGTAAATATGGAGCTATTGATGGCCCGTCTTTAGAAGATTTAGTCAAACAAGCGGATAGTAAAGTTTACGATGATACTGCAACGGCAATAGCTGCATCAACTACAAAAGTGGGTGCTATTTTGATTCCGTTTGATTTAGCGATTTCGGGAGGACCGACATCTGTAGAAGGTGCAAAAGTAAAATCTGCTGCGCAACAATTGCAAAATTTAGGAGCTAATTTATTGGCCGGTGCTGTAAAAATTGGTATTATCGTTAACGGATAA
- a CDS encoding MgtC/SapB family protein — MIFDIEILIRFFLALLWGGLVGAEREYHGKVAGFRTTIMISFGACFFTIMSIAIGGSGNPDRIASNIVTGIGFLGAGVIFRGNNRISGITTAATIWTVAAVGMGIGAGYYFASACASLSILFILAVLPSLQKRIDRLNQSRSFYIRSNRESNALALCESEMKALKIKYKLVRQVRDGEKIHLTWMLHGKAENLTAFFDGMFKAEYIDFMES; from the coding sequence ATGATTTTTGATATTGAGATTTTAATTCGCTTTTTTCTCGCTCTGTTATGGGGTGGACTTGTAGGCGCTGAACGGGAGTATCACGGTAAAGTGGCTGGATTTCGCACAACGATTATGATTTCGTTTGGAGCCTGTTTTTTCACCATCATGTCAATTGCTATTGGAGGTTCAGGAAACCCCGATCGCATCGCATCAAATATCGTGACCGGTATTGGATTTTTAGGGGCAGGAGTGATCTTTCGCGGAAACAATCGCATTAGCGGAATCACTACCGCAGCCACCATTTGGACTGTAGCTGCTGTGGGAATGGGAATAGGAGCAGGCTACTATTTTGCCTCAGCTTGCGCAAGTTTGTCTATTTTATTTATACTGGCCGTATTGCCTTCTTTACAAAAACGAATAGACCGTCTTAATCAATCGCGTAGCTTTTATATTCGCAGTAATAGAGAATCGAATGCTCTTGCGCTTTGTGAATCAGAAATGAAAGCGCTTAAAATTAAATACAAATTGGTACGTCAGGTTCGGGATGGCGAAAAAATACATTTAACCTGGATGTTACATGGGAAAGCAGAAAATCTGACTGCTTTTTTTGACGGTATGTTTAAGGCAGAGTATATCGATTTTATGGAATCTTAA
- a CDS encoding di-heme oxidoredictase family protein produces the protein MKNFKAYWFVIVCIALFSCSDNGNDNDNEESYIPLTAEDGEQFSGGEATVFNTSEEAFGFFMPTLTFDQQTDFGVGNSFFRQSWVTAPSSTTARDGLGPFFNAHSCSSCHFKDGRGRPPLFDGEDRAGLLFRISVAGQDTNGIGFPDPVYGSQLQDHAILGQTAEGQFTISYQPIKETLDDGTVVTLQKPIYTITNLGYGPLATVQISPRIANQIIGLGLLEAISESTILGFADENDTNGDGISGKPNYVYDFASNSSKLGRFGWKANQPNVKQQVAAALSGDMGITSSLFPYESGPKGVDLTAIPNGGMPEITETNLDRMAMYSSTLAVPARRNYTDQNVLKGKKTFETIGCTSCHIPKIQTGTTHPITILRNQTIRPYTDLLLHDMGAGLADNATDFKASGSEWKTPALWGIGLIKIVNGHTNLLHDGRARNVEEAILWHGGEGQKAKEKYKKLSASERENLLAFINSF, from the coding sequence ATGAAGAATTTTAAAGCGTATTGGTTTGTTATTGTTTGTATTGCACTTTTTAGTTGTAGTGATAATGGTAATGATAATGATAACGAGGAAAGTTATATTCCTTTAACGGCTGAAGATGGTGAGCAGTTTTCTGGTGGTGAAGCAACCGTTTTTAATACCAGTGAGGAGGCCTTTGGTTTTTTTATGCCCACACTTACTTTTGACCAACAAACAGATTTCGGTGTCGGAAATTCATTTTTCAGACAAAGCTGGGTTACCGCACCTTCTTCTACTACCGCTCGTGATGGTTTAGGCCCCTTTTTTAACGCCCATTCCTGTTCAAGTTGCCATTTTAAAGATGGACGCGGCAGACCTCCCTTGTTTGATGGGGAAGATAGAGCCGGATTGCTTTTCCGCATTTCAGTGGCAGGGCAAGATACTAACGGAATTGGTTTTCCTGACCCGGTTTACGGTTCGCAATTGCAGGACCACGCTATTTTAGGTCAAACAGCAGAAGGTCAGTTTACCATTAGTTATCAACCCATAAAAGAGACTTTAGACGATGGGACTGTAGTGACGTTGCAAAAGCCGATTTACACCATTACTAATTTAGGATATGGTCCATTAGCTACTGTTCAAATTTCACCCAGAATTGCCAATCAGATAATTGGTTTAGGATTGCTTGAAGCGATTTCTGAAAGTACAATTTTAGGTTTTGCCGATGAAAATGATACGAACGGTGATGGAATTTCCGGAAAACCCAATTATGTATATGATTTCGCCAGCAATTCAAGCAAATTAGGACGATTTGGATGGAAAGCCAATCAGCCCAATGTAAAACAACAGGTAGCTGCTGCTTTATCGGGTGACATGGGAATTACATCGAGTTTATTTCCGTACGAAAGTGGACCAAAAGGAGTTGATTTAACAGCAATTCCAAACGGTGGAATGCCTGAAATTACAGAAACTAATTTAGACCGAATGGCAATGTATTCCAGTACTTTGGCGGTTCCGGCAAGAAGGAATTATACTGATCAAAACGTATTGAAAGGCAAGAAAACTTTTGAAACTATTGGATGTACAAGTTGTCATATTCCAAAAATTCAAACCGGTACCACGCATCCTATAACCATTTTACGCAATCAGACGATTCGCCCTTATACCGATCTTTTATTGCACGATATGGGAGCTGGTTTAGCAGATAATGCAACTGATTTTAAAGCATCGGGATCCGAATGGAAGACTCCTGCTTTATGGGGAATTGGATTGATTAAAATTGTAAACGGTCATACCAATTTACTGCATGACGGAAGAGCCAGAAATGTAGAAGAAGCTATTTTATGGCACGGTGGAGAAGGGCAGAAGGCCAAAGAGAAGTACAAGAAATTAAGTGCTTCAGAAAGAGAAAATCTGCTAGCCTTTATTAATTCATTTTAA
- a CDS encoding TonB-dependent receptor domain-containing protein: MKLKDFNLIIVLLFTISGFAQTQIAGTVTDQNGEKLPYVEVFTTVGTQKVYTDKQGHFSLTVPNPGDYTLLFYKENYAALDEPFTAPTTTVKIVLHKMTNLSEVVIQKERDKVFALRKLKDVEGTAIYAGKKTEVISLDKITANKAANNPRQIYAQVVGLTINESSDGGLQLSIGGRGLDPNRTANFNTRQNDYDISADVLGYPESYYATPTEALEEIQIVRGAASLQYGTQFGGLVNFVIKSPTKKPFEFVTRNTIGSYGLFTNFTSLSGTNGKFSYYSFYNYKQGDGFRPNSGFDSKNFFANLNYQFTENTSLHFDYTYFTYLAQQAGGLTDKMFNEDPTQSNRARNWFGVNWNLFALRFKHHFNHDADFSIQLFGLDASRKTVGFRPNRISTNDKEGTVRDLIKGDFVNWGTEVRYLQKYQIKGNTSTFLIGAKYYQSNNTGIQGPGSSGSDANFNLATDEFPLYPNQSDYRFPNLNYSLFGENIFRISPSFSITPGFRIEKIKTKAVGSFRRINLDLAGNVLLDETKYEDNVKDRNFVLFGVGLSYKPQNGIEFYGNISQNYRSITFNDIRTVNAGQYISPDISDEKGFTSDIGIRGKYKNILNFDSSIYGLYYNDKIGEYPAEIGGAYVRVRDNIGTAFTYGFETMADWNLTNTFLNENPDWSWNLFANVAVTNSKYLKSEVPGVEGNSVEFVPLFNIKSGSGIGYKNFMSSIQITYVTSQYTDAENLKTGENNIGDGITGQIPAYFVADFSSSYKWRNWKLEAGITNFTDSKYFTRRATGYPGPGIIPSDTRTFYTTLEFKF; encoded by the coding sequence ATGAAATTAAAGGACTTTAACCTTATTATAGTACTACTTTTTACGATTAGTGGTTTTGCACAAACACAAATAGCAGGAACAGTAACAGATCAAAATGGTGAGAAATTGCCTTATGTCGAAGTATTTACAACTGTTGGCACACAAAAAGTATATACCGACAAGCAAGGGCATTTTTCCTTGACAGTTCCAAATCCCGGAGATTACACGCTTTTATTTTACAAGGAAAACTATGCCGCTTTAGACGAACCTTTTACCGCACCAACTACGACAGTTAAAATTGTTCTTCATAAAATGACCAATCTTTCAGAAGTAGTCATACAAAAAGAAAGAGATAAAGTTTTTGCCCTACGTAAACTAAAAGACGTTGAAGGAACAGCCATTTACGCCGGAAAAAAAACAGAAGTAATTTCTTTGGATAAAATAACCGCAAACAAAGCGGCCAACAACCCTCGTCAGATCTATGCACAGGTTGTAGGTCTTACGATTAATGAAAGCTCAGATGGAGGTCTGCAATTGAGTATTGGGGGCCGTGGACTAGATCCAAACAGAACGGCGAACTTTAATACCCGCCAGAACGATTACGACATTAGCGCGGATGTACTGGGGTATCCGGAGAGTTATTATGCAACTCCTACCGAAGCACTGGAAGAAATTCAGATTGTGCGTGGTGCCGCCTCTTTACAATACGGAACTCAATTTGGAGGACTCGTGAATTTTGTAATAAAAAGTCCAACTAAAAAACCATTTGAATTTGTGACCCGAAACACCATTGGCTCTTATGGTTTGTTTACTAATTTTACAAGTCTAAGCGGAACAAATGGAAAATTCAGCTATTACAGCTTTTACAACTACAAACAAGGGGATGGTTTTAGACCGAACTCCGGATTTGACAGTAAAAACTTCTTTGCTAATTTAAACTATCAGTTTACTGAAAATACTTCCTTACATTTTGACTACACCTATTTTACTTACCTCGCACAGCAAGCAGGTGGATTAACAGATAAAATGTTTAATGAAGACCCTACTCAAAGTAACAGAGCGCGAAATTGGTTTGGTGTCAACTGGAACTTATTTGCTTTGCGCTTCAAACATCATTTTAACCATGATGCCGACTTCTCTATACAGCTATTTGGTCTGGATGCCAGTAGAAAAACGGTAGGATTCCGTCCAAACCGCATTTCAACGAATGATAAGGAAGGAACGGTTCGAGATTTAATTAAAGGAGATTTTGTGAATTGGGGTACAGAAGTCAGATATCTTCAAAAATATCAAATAAAAGGAAATACAAGTACGTTTTTAATTGGAGCCAAATACTATCAGTCTAATAACACTGGAATTCAAGGCCCGGGTAGCTCAGGTAGTGACGCCAATTTTAATCTGGCAACAGATGAATTTCCACTTTATCCAAACCAATCCGATTATCGCTTTCCAAATCTAAACTATTCCTTATTCGGAGAAAATATCTTTAGAATTTCACCAAGTTTTTCTATTACACCAGGCTTTAGAATTGAAAAAATAAAAACAAAAGCGGTCGGTTCCTTCCGAAGAATAAATCTTGATCTTGCCGGAAATGTTCTTTTAGATGAAACCAAGTATGAAGACAATGTAAAAGACAGAAATTTTGTTTTGTTTGGTGTTGGCTTGAGCTACAAACCACAAAACGGTATTGAATTCTATGGTAATATATCACAGAACTATCGTTCAATTACTTTTAATGATATTAGAACCGTTAATGCAGGTCAGTACATATCTCCTGATATTTCGGACGAAAAAGGATTTACTTCAGATATTGGTATTCGTGGTAAGTATAAAAACATACTTAATTTTGACTCTAGTATTTATGGTTTGTACTATAATGATAAAATTGGGGAATATCCTGCCGAAATAGGTGGTGCGTATGTGCGCGTCCGTGACAATATTGGAACTGCCTTTACCTATGGTTTTGAAACTATGGCTGATTGGAATTTAACCAATACCTTCCTAAACGAAAATCCAGATTGGTCGTGGAATCTTTTTGCCAATGTAGCTGTAACAAATTCAAAATATCTAAAGTCAGAAGTACCTGGGGTTGAAGGTAATTCGGTAGAATTTGTGCCGCTTTTTAATATTAAAAGTGGAAGCGGGATTGGATATAAAAACTTCATGTCCAGTATCCAAATCACTTATGTTACTTCGCAATATACAGATGCTGAAAATTTAAAAACAGGAGAGAATAATATCGGTGATGGTATTACGGGTCAGATACCTGCTTATTTTGTTGCAGATTTCTCCAGTTCTTATAAATGGAGAAACTGGAAATTAGAAGCGGGAATTACGAATTTTACGGACAGTAAATATTTTACACGTCGTGCTACAGGTTATCCCGGCCCCGGAATTATCCCTTCTGACACAAGGACGTTTTATACTACTTTAGAATTTAAATTTTAA
- a CDS encoding DUF4856 domain-containing protein, protein MNVKKLILLGSFSTLMLTAVSCSNDDDNKPQEQGIAPYTVPATYTFTREGATSVDYSGQTTRLVMLDELGNYIKNAGTNGTVADKTFLSDMYSNKNARFTGAGLNGSGKQLKDKTAASKDYFVLNQGGGSSAEQVAVREVFENSFADAQAGTQGTTAAPGIAGVYLDGTSKRVFAANGMEPQQLLLKGLMGACLLDQILNNYLSTNKLDEASNKENNTKKVLEAGTKYTTMEHAWDEAYGYIYGTDNLTVTPNVFKYWSSYINQVNADADFNKTKAAIELAFRTGRAAIIANDYAVRDAQIAIIKTNLSIVPAVRAVYYLQDGKAKLTAGDQGAKALHSLSEGYGFIMSLRYTNKPGTNSPYFTKAEVDAMLAKLLSGTNGLWDIDGLSPKLDEISTQIATKFGFTVAQASKVN, encoded by the coding sequence ATGAATGTTAAAAAATTAATTTTACTTGGATCTTTTTCGACTTTAATGCTTACAGCAGTTTCTTGCTCAAACGATGACGATAATAAACCGCAAGAACAAGGCATCGCTCCTTACACGGTACCGGCAACCTACACTTTTACAAGAGAAGGTGCTACATCTGTTGATTATTCAGGACAAACAACTCGTTTAGTAATGCTTGATGAATTGGGTAATTATATCAAAAATGCTGGAACTAACGGAACTGTGGCCGACAAAACCTTTTTATCTGATATGTATTCTAACAAGAACGCACGTTTCACCGGAGCAGGATTAAATGGATCCGGAAAACAATTAAAAGACAAAACAGCCGCGTCTAAAGATTATTTTGTACTAAACCAAGGAGGTGGTTCAAGTGCCGAGCAGGTTGCTGTACGTGAAGTATTTGAAAATTCATTTGCAGATGCTCAGGCTGGAACACAAGGTACTACTGCAGCGCCGGGTATTGCGGGAGTTTATCTGGACGGAACAAGCAAAAGAGTATTTGCTGCAAACGGTATGGAGCCACAACAACTTTTATTGAAAGGTTTAATGGGAGCTTGTCTTTTAGATCAGATTCTGAACAACTATTTGAGTACAAACAAACTGGATGAGGCTTCAAATAAAGAAAACAATACTAAAAAAGTATTAGAAGCCGGAACTAAGTACACTACAATGGAACATGCGTGGGATGAGGCTTACGGATACATTTACGGCACTGACAATCTTACTGTTACGCCTAATGTTTTTAAATACTGGAGCTCTTATATCAATCAGGTAAATGCTGATGCTGATTTCAATAAAACAAAAGCGGCTATTGAGTTGGCTTTCAGAACCGGTAGAGCTGCCATTATAGCCAATGACTATGCCGTACGTGATGCGCAGATTGCCATTATTAAAACCAACTTATCGATAGTTCCTGCTGTTCGTGCGGTTTACTACCTTCAAGACGGAAAAGCAAAATTAACTGCAGGAGACCAAGGAGCAAAAGCATTACACTCTTTATCTGAAGGTTATGGATTTATCATGAGTTTGCGTTATACAAACAAACCGGGTACAAACAGTCCTTACTTTACTAAAGCAGAAGTTGACGCGATGTTGGCTAAATTATTAAGCGGTACAAACGGTTTATGGGATATTGACGGACTATCTCCAAAACTAGATGAGATTTCTACTCAAATTGCAACAAAATTTGGTTTTACTGTAGCGCAAGCTTCAAAAGTAAACTAA